In a genomic window of Desulfuromonadaceae bacterium:
- a CDS encoding ketoacyl-ACP synthase III, whose protein sequence is MLGIEQIGTYIPSQRISNYDRQEQFGIDSHFIEKKIGVRSVSRKSAQEETSDLGQRAVESLVKRSGLDLATVELLVVVTQTPDYPIPHTSAILHGRLGLDTQCACFDISLGCSGFVYGLSVVKSFMESNGLKRGILVTADPYSKVVNPDDKNTTLLFGDAAAATLISDHPVLVPGAFTFGSMGAEYDKLICRDGVLSMNGRAVFNFAAKQIPGDLRLMAEKNNIALEKIDRFLLHQGSLIIVETITAKLGLEPGRVPFSAGDFGNSCSSTIPILLIDEIDDPTVKTIAVSGFGVGLSWASTLLRRV, encoded by the coding sequence ATGCTCGGTATAGAACAAATCGGCACCTATATCCCGTCTCAGCGCATCTCCAATTATGATCGTCAGGAACAGTTCGGCATCGATTCACACTTCATCGAAAAAAAGATCGGGGTGCGTTCCGTCTCGCGCAAGAGCGCCCAGGAAGAAACTTCCGATCTCGGACAACGGGCGGTGGAATCCCTTGTAAAACGCAGCGGCCTCGATCTCGCTACGGTCGAATTGCTGGTCGTCGTCACCCAGACCCCCGACTACCCGATCCCCCACACTTCGGCCATTCTTCACGGACGGTTGGGCCTCGATACACAGTGCGCCTGTTTCGATATCTCCCTGGGTTGTTCCGGTTTCGTCTACGGACTGTCGGTAGTGAAATCATTCATGGAGAGCAACGGCCTGAAACGCGGAATCCTGGTCACGGCTGATCCTTACTCCAAGGTTGTAAACCCGGACGACAAGAACACCACCTTGCTGTTCGGTGACGCCGCCGCCGCGACCCTTATCTCCGATCATCCCGTCCTTGTTCCCGGCGCCTTTACCTTTGGCAGCATGGGGGCCGAGTACGATAAACTCATCTGTCGCGACGGTGTGCTGTCGATGAACGGCAGAGCGGTCTTTAACTTTGCGGCCAAACAGATCCCCGGCGATCTGCGTCTGATGGCAGAGAAAAACAATATTGCCCTGGAGAAGATCGACCGCTTTCTGCTCCACCAGGGGAGCCTGATCATCGTCGAGACGATTACCGCGAAACTCGGCCTGGAACCGGGACGGGTCCCCTTTTCTGCCGGTGATTTTGGTAACAGTTGTTCCTCGACAATTCCCATCCTGCTCATTGATGAAATCGACGATCCGACCGTAAAGACCATCGCTGTCAGCGGCTTCGGCGTTGGCCTTTCCTGGGCAAGCACCTTGCTTCGCCGGGTCTGA